The DNA segment GCATCAAATATGCTATGATCGACATAGCCATTTATCTTGAATGATAAGAAGAATGACTTGGTCTACTAAAGGAAAGATAAACGAACATATAACGAAAATTCTGGAGGAAAAACAATGCTTAAACAGGATGATACCTTTGTATTAATAGGAGATAGTATCACTGAAAATGGACGTTTTGAGGATCCACAAGGGATTGGGATTGGATATGCTGCACTCATTCATGATTATTTAATGGTTAAGCACCCAGAACTACATCTTGCCATTTATAACAGAGGAATTAGTGGAAACCGAGTGACAGATCTTGAGGACAGATGGCAGCAGGATGTGTTAGATTTGAACCCGAATTGGGTCTCCATATCAATTGGCGTCAATGATGCTTGGAGTCAAACAAAGCATCCTGATCGAGACCAGGTTTACCCTGAATTGTTCGAAGAAATTTACGACCGACTGATTAGATACACACTTGAAAAAACAAATGCTAGGCTTATTCTAATGGAACCTACCATTATTAAAGAAGAATTGGATTCAGAAGAAAATCAAACGTTAAAACCCTATATAGAGGCCGTTCACAGACTTGCCATCAAGTATGATGCAATCCTAGTCCCAACAAATCAAGTGTTTCAAACCTATCTTGAAGCGGAATCAAATGTTCCTGTTACAACAGATGGTGTACATATGAACTCTAAAGGTGACGTTCTAATGGCCACCGCTTGGATTGATGCTTTTAACCAGAGCGATAACAAACAATAATAAAAAAAACATGCGGAGAACCTGTTGAAGGCTCGTTCGCATGTTTTTTTAGTTATTTTTTTATTGATTGACTCGGTACATCTTCTGTTAATTTTAATTCAAACAATCCTGCTTCTTTAGCTGAACGAATCGCGATATAGACAAATGGTCCAAGAATTAGGCCCATTACACCGAAGAATACATACCCAAAGTACATTGATAACACTGTCGGCAATGCGGCAAGTCCAATTGAATCTCCAAGTACTTTCGGTTCAATAATTCTTCGTACAATTAAAAGTACAGCCGCCAAGATGATTAGCTGAAGTCCTGTATTGGTTCCACCAAGCACCATTGCAAGAATGCCCCATGGTACAAGTATCAACGCTGGCCCCACATAAAGAGGGATAATATCAACTAGCCAAATTAAAATCGACATAATTAAAGCAGATTTAGGTGAAATAAAGAGTAAGCTCACGTATGTCACCACAAATACGCCTACACTTAAAATAAACTGAGCCTTCCAGTATCCTAAAAACACTTTACTCATACGCTGAAAAACATATCTAAGCTTACTTGCAGTTTCCATTTTAAACAGATTAAAGAACAAATTAAGTAGCCTTGGTAGGTCTAAACTAAACAAAAACAAGGTGATAAGATAAACCAAAGCAACAAAGAGCATATTAGGTACGGCTGTTAATAAAGACGTAATTCCCGCAAGAATATCAGAAGTAATCCCTACCGCTCGATCGAACAGGCCTTCCGACTGACGTTCAATCTCTCGAACAATTTGATTTCCTTGTGGTATTTCAGCAATTGTCTGATTAAAGCTAATAATAAAGTTATCAACAAAGATCTGAACCTCTCGCGCATACTGTGGCAGATCCAAAGACCAATCATAGATCGCACGAATGACCCTAGTAAATGTTAAATATAATGCGTAACCACCTAACAAGACAAATAACAGAAAGACAATGGTCACGGGCAGCAATCTCTTCTCTGTTTTCAACTGTTTTTTGAGCATTTTTACAAACGGCTCAAAAATCATCGCAGTCAGCAAGGCAAAAAAGATTGGTGAAAAGTATGAAAAATTAAAATACACGAATACAGCAATTCCAAGAATAGCAATCAAAGTCAATATTCGTTTGACTAGAACTTGATTAAACAATAAGCAACCTCCTGACCACAAATAAAAAAGGTGATGCTTCATTATTATATCAGTATCGAGAAATGATACACAATTTTTTTCCGCTATTTGCATTAAACTTTTTAACCTGCATAAAAAATAGACTGTCAACATCACTTTAGAAGCGTATCAACAGTCACACACTATTGTTTTAACCTTATACAGAGGTAGCGCCTTGTCCACCGTCTATTCTGTAGTACGATCCTGAGATAAATGAAGCGTCATCGGAAGCAAGGAAGGCCATTAGATTTGCAATTTCTTCTGACGTTGCGTAACGATTTAGCGGAACACTCGCTTCAAATTGTTTTCTTGGATCCTTTGCCCCAGTAAGCTCGGCATTCGCTTCAATCGATCTCATCATTTGCGTATCAACACCAGATGGAGCGACTGCATTCACACGAATATTGTTTGGAGCTCCTTCAAGCGCGGCTGTTTTTGTTAAACCGATTACACCATGCTTTGATGCTACATATAAGCCCATGCCTGGTGCACCTAGAAGTCCCCCGTTTGAAGCGGTATTTACAATCGCTCCACTCTTTTGCTCATTCATCACACGCATTACATGTTTTAAGCCGTAAAATACACCTTTAAGATTTACATTGATTACTGCTTCAAAGTTCTCCGTTGTTTGATCTACTAAATTGTTGAATTGACCATTAATTCCAGCATTGTTTACAAAGACGTCAATTCGTCCATATGTTTCTTTTGTTTTTGTAACAAATGCTTCAACATCTTCTTCTTTTGCCACATTTCCATCAAGTAATAGCAAGTCCTTTGCTTCTACTTCTTTGGCTGCTTTTTCTAGCACATCACGTTTTAGATCAACAAGAGCAAGCTTGGCACCCTCACTCGCAAACTTCTTAGCAGCAGCAATCCCAATTCCTCCTGCAGCTCCTGTAATTAATACGACTTTGTCTTTAAAATCCATCGTGCCATCCCCTTAGCGTTTCATTCATTTCTATACAAATAGAATATACTCCCACTTTGTCAAAAAGTGTAGTTTTATGCCTTCCCGTCCAAATACTCATTTGGTTCGCGGCTTTGTTCTGCATTATGATTCTT comes from the Alkalihalobacillus sp. FSL W8-0930 genome and includes:
- a CDS encoding SGNH/GDSL hydrolase family protein; translation: MLKQDDTFVLIGDSITENGRFEDPQGIGIGYAALIHDYLMVKHPELHLAIYNRGISGNRVTDLEDRWQQDVLDLNPNWVSISIGVNDAWSQTKHPDRDQVYPELFEEIYDRLIRYTLEKTNARLILMEPTIIKEELDSEENQTLKPYIEAVHRLAIKYDAILVPTNQVFQTYLEAESNVPVTTDGVHMNSKGDVLMATAWIDAFNQSDNKQ
- the ytvI gene encoding sporulation integral membrane protein YtvI; the encoded protein is MFNQVLVKRILTLIAILGIAVFVYFNFSYFSPIFFALLTAMIFEPFVKMLKKQLKTEKRLLPVTIVFLLFVLLGGYALYLTFTRVIRAIYDWSLDLPQYAREVQIFVDNFIISFNQTIAEIPQGNQIVREIERQSEGLFDRAVGITSDILAGITSLLTAVPNMLFVALVYLITLFLFSLDLPRLLNLFFNLFKMETASKLRYVFQRMSKVFLGYWKAQFILSVGVFVVTYVSLLFISPKSALIMSILIWLVDIIPLYVGPALILVPWGILAMVLGGTNTGLQLIILAAVLLIVRRIIEPKVLGDSIGLAALPTVLSMYFGYVFFGVMGLILGPFVYIAIRSAKEAGLFELKLTEDVPSQSIKK
- a CDS encoding glucose 1-dehydrogenase: MDFKDKVVLITGAAGGIGIAAAKKFASEGAKLALVDLKRDVLEKAAKEVEAKDLLLLDGNVAKEEDVEAFVTKTKETYGRIDVFVNNAGINGQFNNLVDQTTENFEAVINVNLKGVFYGLKHVMRVMNEQKSGAIVNTASNGGLLGAPGMGLYVASKHGVIGLTKTAALEGAPNNIRVNAVAPSGVDTQMMRSIEANAELTGAKDPRKQFEASVPLNRYATSEEIANLMAFLASDDASFISGSYYRIDGGQGATSV